A genomic window from Dechloromonas sp. A34 includes:
- the fghA gene encoding S-formylglutathione hydrolase, with amino-acid sequence MNLENISCQKSFGGWHKRYRHRSATLNCDMSFAVYLPPQVEAGERLPVVYWLSGLSCTDENFMQKAGAQRMAAELGLIIVAPDTSPRGPEVPGDPDGGWDFGLGAGFYLNATQAPWDRHYRMHDYVVHELPALIEASFPVTDRRGICGHSMGGHGALVCALRNPGRYQSLSAFAPICNPMTVPWGEKAFSRYLGEDRSAWREWDASFLIAQAAERLPILIDQGDRDDFLPTQLKPETLRAAAEAANHPLAIRMQAGYDHSYYFIATFIEDHLRHHAQSLKPV; translated from the coding sequence ATGAACCTCGAAAACATCTCCTGCCAGAAAAGCTTCGGCGGCTGGCACAAGCGCTACCGGCATCGCTCCGCGACCCTGAATTGCGACATGAGCTTTGCCGTCTATCTACCGCCACAGGTCGAGGCCGGAGAAAGACTGCCGGTCGTGTACTGGCTGTCCGGACTGAGCTGCACCGACGAAAATTTCATGCAGAAGGCCGGCGCCCAGCGCATGGCCGCCGAGCTCGGACTGATCATCGTCGCCCCGGACACCAGTCCGCGTGGCCCGGAGGTGCCAGGTGACCCCGATGGCGGCTGGGACTTCGGGCTAGGGGCGGGCTTCTACCTGAACGCCACGCAGGCGCCCTGGGATCGGCACTATCGCATGCATGATTACGTGGTGCATGAACTGCCCGCCCTGATCGAGGCCAGTTTTCCGGTTACGGACCGGCGCGGTATCTGCGGGCACTCGATGGGCGGGCATGGCGCTCTGGTCTGTGCCCTGCGCAATCCCGGTCGCTACCAGTCGCTATCGGCCTTCGCCCCGATTTGCAACCCGATGACCGTGCCCTGGGGCGAAAAAGCCTTCTCGCGTTACCTGGGCGAGGACCGTTCGGCCTGGCGTGAATGGGATGCCAGCTTCCTGATCGCCCAGGCCGCAGAGCGCCTGCCCATCCTCATCGACCAGGGCGACCGTGACGATTTTCTGCCAACCCAGTTGAAACCGGAAACCTTGCGCGCCGCCGCCGAGGCGGCAAATCATCCGCTCGCGATACGCATGCAGGCCGGCTATGACCACAGCTACTATTTCATCGCCACTTTCATTGAGGACCATCTGCGGCATCATGCCCAATCGCTGAAGCCGGTTTAG
- a CDS encoding ABC-type transport auxiliary lipoprotein family protein, translating to MISPAHTPLSRLAVAGLLLALLGACSILDATKETQPAFYSLYGARPGAQAATASPAPWSLAPTLIVNPPRAAAGFDSQRIIYVREPYQLEYFAHSEWVDTPARMIAPSIVAALENTGAFRAVVLTPSAAAGDLRLDVEIVRLQHEFDSSPSRARFTLRAYLVDNDSRQVLAWREFDDAVVAAQADPYGGVMAANSAVQNVMQRLASFCVEAAGNWRPAARTRHQAEEQPTAAR from the coding sequence ATGATCAGCCCAGCACATACCCCCCTGTCCCGGCTCGCCGTCGCCGGTCTTTTGCTGGCCCTGCTCGGTGCCTGCAGCATTCTTGATGCGACCAAGGAAACGCAACCGGCTTTCTATTCACTTTACGGTGCCCGCCCCGGCGCGCAGGCGGCGACCGCATCGCCGGCCCCCTGGTCGCTCGCCCCGACGCTGATCGTCAATCCGCCGCGGGCCGCGGCCGGGTTCGACAGCCAGCGCATCATCTACGTCCGCGAGCCCTACCAGCTGGAGTATTTCGCGCACAGCGAATGGGTCGATACGCCGGCTCGGATGATTGCTCCGAGCATCGTCGCCGCGCTCGAGAACACCGGTGCCTTCCGCGCCGTCGTCCTGACCCCCAGTGCTGCCGCCGGCGATCTCCGCCTCGATGTCGAAATCGTCCGCCTGCAGCATGAGTTCGACAGTTCGCCCAGTCGCGCCCGCTTCACGCTACGCGCCTACCTGGTCGATAACGACAGCCGTCAGGTGCTGGCCTGGCGGGAATTCGACGACGCCGTGGTGGCCGCCCAGGCCGATCCCTACGGCGGCGTGATGGCGGCGAATAGCGCCGTGCAAAACGTCATGCAGCGCCTGGCCAGCTTTTGCGTCGAAGCGGCGGGCAACTGGCGACCGGCGGCAAGGACGCGTCATCAAGCTGAAGAACAACCCACGGCGGCCCGCTAA
- a CDS encoding MlaD family protein gives METKVNYTLVGSFVVILGAVLVAVTLWLASGGAFQKKYDLYMAISEESVAGLNLNAPVKYNGVDVGKVRQIHLDPANPERVNLLFAIEHGTPIKQDTVAVLKTQGLTGIAYVELSGGANDMPLLQATAGNEYPVIRTKPSLAARLENILTSVLAKLDSTSNNLNAMLGPENQAAIKSTLADLASVAHTLAARNESIDAGLVDAARTMKNTARASAELEPLIGRIGRAADAVEKMGNEVAGTSASAGKTINSVGGDINRFTAETLPQLERLLGELSVLTTSLRRLSDQTERNPSGCCSAANRCRMARENHPKEAESHDQPSTYPPVPARRRRSFAGPARCLQHS, from the coding sequence ATGGAAACCAAAGTCAATTACACACTGGTCGGCAGCTTCGTCGTCATCCTCGGCGCCGTGCTGGTCGCCGTCACCCTGTGGCTCGCCTCGGGCGGCGCCTTCCAGAAGAAATACGATCTCTATATGGCGATCTCGGAGGAGTCGGTCGCCGGCCTCAACCTCAATGCGCCGGTCAAATACAACGGCGTCGATGTCGGCAAGGTACGGCAGATCCACCTCGACCCGGCCAATCCCGAGCGGGTCAATCTGCTCTTCGCCATCGAGCACGGCACGCCGATCAAGCAGGACACCGTGGCCGTCCTCAAGACGCAGGGGCTGACCGGCATCGCCTACGTCGAACTGAGCGGCGGCGCCAACGACATGCCCCTGTTGCAGGCCACCGCCGGCAACGAGTATCCGGTGATCCGCACCAAGCCGTCGCTTGCCGCGCGCCTCGAGAACATCCTGACCAGCGTGCTGGCCAAGCTGGATAGCACCTCGAACAATCTCAACGCCATGCTCGGCCCGGAAAACCAGGCGGCCATCAAGAGCACCCTGGCCGACCTCGCTAGCGTGGCGCACACCCTGGCCGCCCGTAACGAGAGCATCGACGCCGGCCTGGTCGATGCCGCCCGGACGATGAAAAATACTGCGCGCGCGAGCGCCGAACTCGAGCCGCTGATCGGTCGCATCGGCCGGGCGGCCGACGCCGTCGAGAAAATGGGCAATGAAGTCGCCGGAACGAGTGCCAGCGCCGGCAAGACCATCAACTCGGTCGGTGGCGACATCAACCGCTTCACGGCGGAAACCCTGCCCCAGCTGGAGCGCCTGCTCGGCGAACTCAGCGTGCTGACCACCTCGCTGCGTCGCCTCAGCGATCAGACCGAACGCAACCCCTCGGGCTGCTGTTCGGCCGCAAACCGGTGCCGGATGGCCCGGGAGAATCATCCAAAGGAAGCCGAAAGCCATGATCAGCCCAGCACATACCCCCCTGTCCCGGCTCGCCGTCGCCGGTCTTTTGCTGGCCCTGCTCGGTGCCTGCAGCATTCTTGA
- a CDS encoding ABC transporter ATP-binding protein: MNDRTAIDTPAIAISQLTTRFGEHVVHAGLDLVVGRGEIFALVGGSGSGKSTLLREIILLQKPESGSIQVLGVDLENIADDAALALRQRWGVMFQSGGLFGSLTVKENVGLPLREHTALADRLIDEIADWKLAMSGLEPAVGAQYPAELSGGMMKRASLARALALDPELLFLDEPTAGLDPESAGEIDQLIRKLRDLFGLTIVLITHDLDLLWQVTDRVAVLGDGKVQGVGSMAELADIDLPAIRQFFDGPRGRAAQQQSGAT, from the coding sequence ATGAACGACCGGACCGCCATCGACACCCCGGCCATCGCGATCAGCCAGCTGACGACGCGCTTCGGCGAGCATGTCGTGCATGCCGGGCTCGATCTGGTCGTCGGGCGCGGCGAAATCTTCGCGCTGGTCGGCGGCTCGGGTTCGGGAAAATCGACCTTGCTCCGGGAGATCATCCTGCTCCAGAAACCCGAATCGGGCTCGATCCAGGTGCTCGGCGTCGATCTGGAGAACATTGCCGACGACGCCGCCCTCGCCCTGCGCCAGCGCTGGGGGGTGATGTTCCAGAGCGGCGGGCTGTTCGGTTCGCTGACCGTCAAGGAAAACGTCGGCCTGCCGCTGCGCGAGCACACTGCGCTGGCCGACCGGCTGATCGACGAAATCGCCGACTGGAAACTGGCGATGAGCGGCCTGGAGCCGGCCGTCGGCGCCCAGTACCCGGCCGAACTGAGCGGCGGCATGATGAAACGCGCCTCGCTCGCCCGCGCCCTGGCCCTCGACCCGGAACTGCTCTTTCTCGACGAACCGACCGCCGGCCTCGACCCCGAGAGCGCCGGCGAGATCGACCAGCTGATCCGCAAACTGCGCGACTTGTTCGGCCTGACCATCGTTCTCATCACCCACGATCTCGACCTGCTGTGGCAGGTGACCGACCGCGTCGCCGTGCTCGGCGACGGCAAGGTGCAGGGTGTCGGCTCGATGGCCGAGCTGGCGGACATCGACCTCCCGGCAATCCGGCAATTCTTCGACGGCCCGCGCGGGCGGGCCGCCCAGCAACAGAGCGGGGCCACCTGA
- a CDS encoding ABC transporter permease: protein MGRSTAAAFQQGSALLAFVGECTLAFGGWLARPALIRWRPILYNIRSAGFDALPIVGLLSFLLGIVVAYQGADQLRQYGANIFVADLVGLSMLREFAPLITAIIVAGRSGSAYAAQIGTMAVTEEIDAMRTIGIPPLDMLVLPKIVALLITLPLLTVFADVLGVFGGMLMARAQLAVSYVEFLDRFVKTVSVTDFLIGIGKAPVFAAIIVTVGCFQGFRTHGGADSVGRQTTRSVVQSIFLVIVADALFSVAFSALDL, encoded by the coding sequence CTGGGCCGCAGCACGGCTGCCGCCTTCCAACAAGGTAGCGCCCTGCTCGCCTTCGTCGGCGAATGCACGCTCGCCTTTGGCGGCTGGCTGGCCCGCCCGGCGCTGATCCGCTGGCGCCCCATCCTCTACAACATCCGCAGCGCCGGTTTCGACGCCCTGCCCATCGTCGGTCTGCTCTCCTTCCTGCTCGGCATCGTCGTCGCCTACCAGGGCGCCGACCAGCTCCGGCAATACGGTGCCAACATCTTCGTCGCCGATCTGGTCGGCCTCTCGATGCTGCGCGAGTTCGCGCCGCTGATCACCGCCATCATCGTCGCCGGCCGCTCGGGTTCGGCCTATGCGGCACAGATCGGCACCATGGCGGTGACCGAGGAAATCGACGCCATGCGCACCATCGGCATCCCGCCGCTCGACATGCTGGTATTGCCCAAGATCGTCGCCCTGCTCATCACCCTGCCGCTGCTCACGGTGTTTGCCGACGTCCTCGGCGTCTTCGGCGGCATGCTGATGGCGCGCGCACAGTTGGCGGTCAGTTATGTCGAATTCCTCGACCGCTTCGTCAAGACGGTCAGCGTCACTGACTTTCTGATCGGCATCGGCAAGGCGCCGGTGTTTGCCGCGATCATCGTCACCGTCGGCTGTTTCCAGGGTTTTCGCACCCATGGCGGCGCCGACAGTGTCGGGCGGCAGACGACGCGCAGCGTGGTCCAGTCGATCTTCCTGGTGATCGTGGCCGACGCCCTGTTCTCGGTCGCCTTCAGCGCCCTGGATCTCTGA
- a CDS encoding STAS domain-containing protein has product MTLTPAAPAAIFRTTPQELALSGSWTARGIGQLVTEFDALSAPSGTSWVIDASGIEAFDTAGAWVVQKLLHRLRDDSANVELRQLRPEFARLLDVLGREVAPRPLRARRLPPAPHPGSPAWAAARLPPSNKVAPCSPSSANARSPLAAGWPARR; this is encoded by the coding sequence ATGACGCTTACTCCGGCAGCACCGGCTGCCATCTTCCGCACGACACCGCAGGAACTGGCATTGTCGGGTTCGTGGACGGCGCGCGGCATCGGCCAGCTCGTCACCGAGTTCGACGCCCTGTCGGCGCCGTCCGGCACCTCCTGGGTCATCGATGCCTCGGGCATCGAGGCTTTCGATACGGCAGGCGCCTGGGTCGTGCAGAAACTGCTGCACCGACTGCGGGACGATTCGGCTAACGTCGAACTGCGCCAATTGCGTCCGGAGTTCGCCAGACTGCTCGACGTCCTTGGCCGGGAAGTCGCCCCCCGTCCGCTCCGGGCACGCCGGCTCCCGCCCGCGCCACATCCCGGCTCGCCAGCCTGGGCCGCAGCACGGCTGCCGCCTTCCAACAAGGTAGCGCCCTGCTCGCCTTCGTCGGCGAATGCACGCTCGCCTTTGGCGGCTGGCTGGCCCGCCCGGCGCTGA
- a CDS encoding BON domain-containing protein — protein sequence MNHKLTASFLVAGLLLLPVAGYTADAEKSTPTEYVKDSVITTKIKAELAAEKMSSLVKINVDTDKAGAVTLSGTAASQAAVDKAVSIAKGVKGVTHVKNDIKVVADK from the coding sequence ATGAACCACAAACTCACCGCAAGTTTCCTCGTGGCCGGCCTGTTGCTGCTACCGGTTGCCGGCTATACCGCCGATGCCGAGAAGTCGACGCCAACCGAATACGTCAAGGATTCGGTCATTACGACCAAGATCAAGGCCGAACTGGCCGCCGAAAAGATGTCCAGCCTGGTCAAGATCAACGTCGATACCGACAAGGCCGGCGCGGTCACCCTGAGCGGCACGGCCGCGAGCCAGGCGGCAGTGGACAAGGCCGTCTCGATTGCCAAAGGCGTCAAGGGCGTGACCCACGTCAAGAATGACATCAAGGTCGTGGCCGACAAGTAG
- a CDS encoding DUF6600 domain-containing protein has product MPVHLIHRRALVFVVGLAIVAFSNWAAADPPSRVARLSYTAGAVSFSPAGENDWVKASLNRPLGPGDRLWTDSGGRARAEIQVGGAMIRMDGGTSLSVLNLDDRITQLQVTQGSLNVRVRRLDANQVFEVDTPNLAFTLRQPGAYRIDVDPEGNATTIIVRQGKGEAYGEDAAYVIDAQQPYRFTGTGLRDYQRLEAQRLDDFDRWAGSRDRGYDNSRSARYVSSDVVGYQDLDDNGTWRVDNSYGNVWVPNRVATNWVPYSDGHWAWVDPWGWTWIDNAPWGYAVSHYGRWANLRGQWAWVPGPVRSRAYYAPALVAFVGGSNFQLSISSGSIGAVAWFPLAPREVYRPSYPVSRRYFENVNRSNTVITNTVINQQYTTINTTNVTNVVYANRQITGAVVAVPTTAFVQSQPVSSGRQRVSREALVGRPVMVAPSVAPTERSVRGAAANSDQPPPKVFQRPVVARTAVPAAHAGFAAQREQLATKPGRPLDAASRQRLKAEASAPAPVVKVLAPSNEPVKAAPPPTAARPDERRGRAESRQESVAPVLPSAPPPDKSAPTVKPPVPVASVPEARGKRESDERRGSPNARRDSAVPMVPSAPPPDKSAPTAKPPVPVASVPEARGKRESDERRGSPNSRRDSAVPMVPSAPPPDKSAPTAKPPVPVASVPEARGKRESDERRGSPDARRDSAVPMLPSAPPPDKAAAPMPKPREQPETDARREQRLPAATPPSEKAGSAIPALRPDRSQEAAGQPPESRGRGEARNRNEAPASPVAQPKAAAPPESAPRPAKAPEAPAREPRGQDQRGSAEPRPPVVTPPPRPPEPKAPPPLAPPPQPAAPPPPPLPAQAAPPPPPPPAPKAAPPTPAPQAAPPATEKPKEQQRGRGDKERDDDKPPRDK; this is encoded by the coding sequence ATGCCGGTACACCTCATTCATCGTCGCGCCCTGGTCTTCGTGGTCGGTCTGGCAATCGTCGCATTCAGCAACTGGGCCGCGGCCGATCCCCCCTCGCGGGTTGCCCGGCTCAGCTACACGGCCGGCGCCGTCAGCTTCTCGCCGGCCGGCGAAAACGACTGGGTGAAGGCGAGCCTCAACCGCCCGCTGGGTCCCGGTGACCGCCTGTGGACCGATAGCGGTGGTCGGGCGCGGGCCGAAATCCAGGTCGGCGGCGCGATGATCCGGATGGATGGTGGAACCAGCCTGTCCGTACTCAATCTCGACGATCGCATCACCCAGTTGCAGGTGACGCAGGGCTCGTTGAATGTCCGCGTCCGGCGGCTCGACGCGAATCAGGTCTTCGAGGTCGATACCCCGAATCTCGCCTTTACGTTGCGCCAGCCCGGTGCCTATCGGATCGATGTCGATCCCGAGGGCAATGCGACGACCATCATCGTCCGCCAGGGCAAGGGTGAGGCCTATGGCGAAGATGCGGCCTATGTGATCGATGCACAGCAGCCCTATCGCTTCACCGGTACCGGCCTGCGCGATTACCAGCGGCTCGAGGCGCAACGCCTCGATGATTTCGACCGCTGGGCGGGCAGCCGCGATCGCGGCTATGACAACTCGCGCTCCGCGCGTTATGTCTCTTCCGACGTCGTCGGCTATCAGGACCTCGATGACAACGGGACCTGGCGGGTCGATAACAGTTATGGCAACGTCTGGGTCCCGAATCGCGTTGCCACCAACTGGGTACCCTACAGCGATGGTCACTGGGCCTGGGTCGACCCCTGGGGCTGGACGTGGATTGACAATGCGCCCTGGGGTTATGCCGTCTCCCACTACGGTCGCTGGGCCAACCTGCGTGGCCAGTGGGCCTGGGTGCCCGGCCCGGTGCGATCCCGCGCCTACTACGCCCCGGCGCTGGTCGCTTTCGTCGGCGGCAGCAACTTCCAGCTCAGTATCTCGAGCGGCAGCATCGGCGCCGTCGCCTGGTTCCCGCTAGCCCCGCGCGAAGTCTATCGGCCATCCTATCCGGTCAGCCGACGCTACTTCGAAAACGTCAATCGCAGCAATACGGTGATCACTAACACGGTCATCAACCAGCAGTACACCACGATCAATACCACCAATGTGACCAACGTGGTGTACGCCAACCGCCAGATTACGGGCGCGGTGGTTGCCGTGCCGACGACGGCCTTTGTCCAGTCGCAGCCGGTGTCCAGCGGGCGGCAGCGGGTTTCCCGTGAGGCCCTGGTCGGGCGACCGGTGATGGTGGCGCCGAGTGTGGCGCCGACCGAAAGAAGTGTGCGGGGTGCTGCCGCCAACTCCGACCAGCCGCCACCCAAGGTCTTCCAGCGACCGGTCGTCGCGCGCACTGCTGTGCCTGCAGCCCATGCCGGCTTCGCGGCGCAACGCGAACAACTCGCTACCAAGCCTGGCCGGCCGCTCGATGCCGCCAGCCGCCAGAGATTGAAAGCCGAAGCCAGCGCACCGGCGCCGGTCGTCAAGGTTCTCGCCCCGAGCAACGAACCCGTCAAGGCGGCACCACCGCCGACTGCGGCGCGGCCGGATGAGCGGCGCGGCCGAGCGGAATCGCGTCAGGAATCAGTCGCACCGGTACTGCCGAGCGCACCGCCACCCGACAAGTCAGCGCCGACGGTCAAGCCGCCGGTGCCGGTTGCTTCGGTGCCGGAGGCGCGGGGAAAACGCGAGAGCGATGAGCGCCGTGGCTCGCCGAATGCGCGTCGGGATAGCGCCGTACCGATGGTGCCGAGCGCACCGCCACCCGACAAGTCAGCGCCGACGGCCAAGCCGCCGGTGCCGGTTGCTTCGGTGCCGGAGGCGCGGGGAAAACGCGAGAGCGATGAGCGCCGTGGCTCGCCGAATTCGCGTCGGGATAGCGCCGTACCGATGGTGCCGAGCGCACCGCCACCCGACAAGTCAGCGCCGACGGCCAAGCCGCCGGTGCCGGTTGCTTCGGTGCCGGAGGCGCGGGGCAAACGCGAGAGCGATGAGCGCCGCGGCTCGCCGGATGCGCGTCGGGATAGCGCCGTACCGATGCTGCCGAGCGCACCGCCACCCGACAAGGCTGCGGCACCGATGCCGAAGCCACGTGAGCAGCCGGAAACGGATGCCAGGCGCGAGCAGCGCTTGCCTGCTGCAACGCCGCCGTCAGAAAAGGCCGGCTCGGCAATACCCGCCCTCAGGCCGGACCGGAGCCAGGAAGCGGCCGGGCAGCCGCCTGAATCGCGCGGCCGGGGCGAAGCGCGCAACAGGAACGAGGCACCGGCCTCTCCGGTCGCCCAGCCCAAAGCCGCTGCGCCTCCGGAAAGCGCGCCACGACCGGCCAAAGCGCCGGAAGCGCCGGCCCGGGAGCCTCGTGGTCAGGACCAACGCGGTAGTGCCGAGCCGCGTCCGCCGGTGGTGACACCGCCGCCGCGCCCGCCCGAACCGAAAGCTCCGCCACCGCTGGCACCACCGCCGCAACCGGCTGCTCCGCCGCCTCCGCCTCTTCCAGCTCAGGCAGCCCCGCCGCCTCCGCCTCCGCCAGCGCCGAAGGCTGCACCACCGACACCGGCTCCCCAGGCCGCGCCACCGGCCACCGAGAAGCCGAAGGAGCAGCAACGCGGTCGTGGTGACAAGGAACGCGATGACGACAAGCCGCCGCGTGATAAATAG
- a CDS encoding Spy/CpxP family protein refolding chaperone, protein MSHTVRAEQHGKKMHDKLMITQAQEEQWGKVAQVMAENAKTMDTLTQARADRAKEMTAVDDLKSYGEITDAHADGIKKLTPVFATLYASMSDPQKKVADTLFRRGDRMQGMHRQGHRHGHRHDQMKPDSK, encoded by the coding sequence GTGTCCCACACGGTCCGCGCCGAGCAGCATGGCAAGAAGATGCACGACAAACTGATGATCACGCAGGCCCAGGAAGAGCAGTGGGGCAAGGTCGCCCAGGTCATGGCCGAGAACGCGAAGACCATGGATACCCTGACCCAGGCCAGGGCCGATCGCGCCAAGGAAATGACGGCGGTCGACGATCTCAAGTCCTATGGCGAGATCACCGATGCCCATGCCGACGGGATCAAGAAGCTGACGCCGGTGTTTGCGACCCTCTATGCCAGCATGTCGGACCCGCAGAAAAAAGTTGCCGATACCTTGTTCCGCCGCGGTGACCGCATGCAAGGCATGCACAGGCAGGGACATCGCCACGGTCATCGCCATGACCAAATGAAGCCCGACAGCAAGTGA
- the cls gene encoding cardiolipin synthase, which translates to MLARGFRFLAVAAAVLFVTAGCAALPDSDALIDQHSGRAAQFENAGGPLSAQKGAAIVADLKRRSGDIDILDKQIALEQAIVGSPLITGNKVLLLQDGTATYAAMFAAIRAARDHINVETYIIEDDEIGRQFADLLLLQQQRGIQVNLIYDSVGCINTPKAFFERLQQGGINVLEFNPINPLAAGKPWLLNHRDHRKLLVVDGRIAFLGGINISSVYSSGSGTRRHMEAEQKKSAWRDTDLQVEGPVVGELQKLFIETWAKQQGKPLAARKYFPELRSQGKDIVRAIGSSPDEPYSLIYVTLMSAIGNAERQIQLTNAYFVPDAQLLKALTDAAGRGVEVTLILPSHTDSEIVFQAGRAHYSPLLKAGVRIYERRGALLHSKTALIDGVWSCVGSTNLDWRSFLDNDEVNAVVLGRDFAGQMTAMINRDLTASEAITLEKWEQRSLLLRIKEWGASLLQRLL; encoded by the coding sequence ATGCTCGCGCGCGGTTTCAGGTTTCTTGCGGTGGCGGCAGCCGTCCTGTTCGTGACGGCAGGGTGCGCCGCGCTCCCCGATAGCGATGCCCTGATCGATCAGCATTCCGGGCGGGCCGCCCAATTCGAGAATGCCGGCGGCCCGCTCTCGGCGCAGAAAGGCGCGGCCATCGTGGCCGACCTTAAACGCAGATCCGGCGACATCGATATTCTCGACAAGCAGATTGCGCTGGAACAGGCCATTGTCGGCAGCCCGCTGATCACCGGCAACAAGGTGCTCCTCCTGCAGGACGGTACGGCCACCTATGCGGCGATGTTTGCGGCAATCCGCGCCGCCCGCGACCATATCAATGTCGAAACCTACATCATCGAGGACGACGAAATCGGGCGCCAGTTCGCCGATCTGTTGCTGCTTCAGCAGCAGCGCGGCATTCAGGTCAATCTGATCTATGACAGCGTCGGCTGCATCAATACGCCCAAGGCCTTCTTCGAACGCCTGCAACAGGGCGGCATCAATGTCCTCGAATTCAACCCGATCAACCCGCTGGCGGCCGGCAAGCCGTGGTTGCTCAATCATCGCGACCACCGAAAACTGCTGGTGGTCGACGGGCGCATCGCCTTTCTGGGCGGGATCAATATCAGCAGCGTCTATTCCTCGGGGTCGGGTACCCGGCGGCACATGGAAGCTGAACAAAAGAAAAGTGCCTGGCGCGATACCGACCTGCAGGTCGAAGGTCCCGTGGTGGGCGAATTGCAGAAACTGTTCATCGAGACCTGGGCCAAGCAGCAGGGCAAGCCGCTGGCCGCCCGCAAGTATTTCCCCGAATTGCGGAGTCAGGGCAAGGATATCGTGCGCGCCATCGGCAGTTCGCCCGACGAGCCCTACAGCCTGATCTACGTGACGCTGATGTCGGCCATCGGCAATGCTGAACGCCAGATCCAGCTGACCAATGCCTACTTCGTTCCCGACGCCCAGTTGCTCAAGGCGCTGACCGATGCCGCCGGACGGGGCGTCGAGGTGACATTGATACTGCCCAGCCATACCGACTCGGAAATCGTATTTCAGGCCGGGCGCGCGCACTATTCCCCGCTGCTCAAGGCCGGCGTCAGGATCTATGAGCGGCGCGGTGCGCTGCTTCACTCGAAGACCGCGCTGATCGACGGCGTCTGGTCCTGCGTCGGCTCGACCAACCTCGACTGGCGCAGTTTTCTCGACAACGACGAGGTCAATGCGGTCGTGCTCGGGCGCGATTTCGCCGGGCAGATGACGGCGATGATCAACCGCGACCTCACAGCGTCGGAGGCGATCACTCTGGAGAAGTGGGAGCAGCGCTCGTTGCTGCTGCGCATCAAGGAGTGGGGCGCCAGCCTGTTGCAGCGACTGCTTTAG
- a CDS encoding flavodoxin family protein — MASSSRVLLICGSARNDGTCPGEMSKSFRLVGLAREILEQAAIEVDVLDLSQLTSEYGRNIFPCKGCVSTAMPLCHWPCSCYPNHTLNQTNDWMAEIYERWTAAHAVIIVTPVYWYQSPSPLKLMIDRLVCADGGNPDPTSTSGKTAAKAKALEMAGWDYPKHLAGRAYGLVVHGDVAGIEDARRALSDWLDWMGFIDAGAAARLDRYIGYYEPYATSHEALDRDEAMQEETRNVARAVAKAVLELRAGRLQAVQPALSRPRPK, encoded by the coding sequence GTGGCGAGCTCGTCGCGGGTCCTGCTGATCTGCGGTTCGGCGCGCAATGACGGCACCTGTCCGGGCGAGATGTCGAAGTCTTTCCGATTGGTCGGGCTGGCTCGCGAAATCCTGGAGCAGGCGGCAATCGAGGTCGATGTGCTCGACCTCAGCCAGCTGACTTCCGAATATGGCCGCAACATCTTCCCCTGCAAGGGCTGCGTCTCGACAGCCATGCCGCTCTGCCACTGGCCGTGCAGTTGCTACCCGAACCACACGCTGAACCAGACCAACGACTGGATGGCGGAAATCTACGAACGATGGACCGCCGCCCATGCGGTGATCATCGTCACACCGGTCTATTGGTATCAAAGCCCCAGTCCCTTGAAGCTGATGATCGACCGCCTGGTCTGTGCCGACGGCGGCAACCCCGACCCGACCTCGACCTCGGGCAAGACGGCGGCCAAGGCCAAGGCGCTCGAAATGGCCGGCTGGGACTACCCGAAGCACCTGGCCGGGCGGGCTTATGGTCTGGTCGTCCACGGTGACGTGGCCGGTATCGAAGATGCCCGCCGCGCGCTGTCGGACTGGCTGGACTGGATGGGCTTCATCGATGCCGGTGCCGCCGCCCGGCTCGACCGCTACATCGGTTACTACGAGCCGTACGCAACCAGCCACGAAGCCCTGGACCGCGACGAAGCGATGCAGGAAGAAACGCGCAACGTGGCGCGGGCCGTCGCCAAGGCCGTGCTTGAGCTGCGGGCCGGACGACTGCAGGCCGTGCAGCCGGCGTTGTCGCGACCGCGACCCAAATAG